Proteins encoded in a region of the Fusibacter sp. A1 genome:
- a CDS encoding DNA-3-methyladenine glycosylase: MTEHQDIIRHGLSYHPPYDWGMMMDFYKMRLIPGVEMITDNKDYRRTIRIVKKLENYSGWIEIAPVQGAPQVMVTMSGSLKGVEMEVLERVRVAFDLDLRPERLPEILPRGIRLPGCFDAFEMATRAILGQQITVRAALTLTARVVGLLGSHADTPWDELTHYFPQAKSISSITDPITEVLGPLGVIKTRSHSIQALATAIASGEIVLQRGVDPLLVYNQLLSLKGIGPWTAQYLTMRGTSWPDAFPVTDIGIRHALEPLLRDHEGKLLFADENAGVSGLSKYKINKLYEASALAYADAFRPWRSYLTIALWSTL, from the coding sequence ATGACAGAACATCAAGACATAATAAGGCATGGCCTTTCTTATCATCCTCCGTATGATTGGGGCATGATGATGGATTTTTATAAGATGAGACTTATCCCCGGCGTGGAGATGATCACTGATAATAAAGACTATAGGCGAACTATCCGAATTGTAAAGAAGCTAGAGAATTACTCTGGATGGATCGAGATCGCTCCTGTTCAGGGAGCGCCTCAGGTGATGGTGACGATGAGCGGTTCGCTAAAAGGTGTAGAGATGGAAGTCCTCGAAAGAGTTCGTGTCGCTTTCGACCTGGACCTAAGGCCTGAGAGGTTGCCCGAGATCCTTCCTAGAGGGATTCGGTTGCCAGGATGCTTTGATGCGTTCGAAATGGCGACCAGGGCTATTCTAGGTCAGCAGATAACCGTAAGGGCGGCATTGACCCTAACCGCGCGAGTGGTAGGACTTTTAGGAAGCCATGCGGATACCCCCTGGGACGAGCTGACACACTATTTTCCGCAAGCAAAGTCAATCAGTTCTATCACAGATCCAATTACAGAGGTTCTGGGACCCCTTGGTGTGATCAAGACAAGAAGTCATTCTATCCAGGCGCTTGCGACAGCGATCGCCAGTGGTGAAATCGTTCTGCAGCGTGGTGTGGATCCGCTGCTTGTCTATAATCAACTGCTGTCGCTTAAGGGCATCGGACCTTGGACGGCCCAGTACCTGACCATGCGAGGAACCAGCTGGCCTGATGCGTTTCCGGTTACTGATATCGGTATCCGTCATGCGCTTGAGCCTCTACTGAGGGATCATGAGGGAAAGCTTCTTTTCGCCGATGAAAACGCTGGGGTGTCCGGTCTCTCCAAGTACAAGATCAACAAGCTCTATGAAGCGTCCGCTCTAGCATACGCAGATGCCTTCAGACCTTGGCGCAGCTATTTGACAATCGCGCTATGGTCGACCTTATAA
- a CDS encoding HAD family hydrolase: MIKAVLFDLDGVLTVDSTGSKSIIDYITKVTGVDVGTFTNAYRKHNYQLLYGHVTHTQIWGTICEEVGRQIDIQVLFDSFIHTPMDSDMLNLAMELKQKGYYIGLITDNKQDRVDYILSHHHLESLFDTVLISAALQSGKDKDLIFDEVIKKIPVQFEECVFIDNKDSNLIIPAKKGMSAIYYDDRLRDLSGLKSKLLALEVKL, encoded by the coding sequence ATGATAAAAGCAGTACTATTCGATCTGGACGGTGTACTTACTGTAGACTCGACAGGTTCAAAATCGATCATCGACTATATCACCAAAGTCACAGGCGTGGATGTGGGTACCTTCACAAATGCCTACCGAAAGCACAACTACCAGCTTCTTTACGGCCATGTGACCCATACGCAGATATGGGGAACGATCTGTGAGGAGGTTGGCAGACAGATTGACATCCAGGTACTATTCGATTCCTTCATCCATACACCCATGGACTCAGATATGCTTAATCTAGCGATGGAGCTAAAACAAAAGGGATACTATATCGGACTCATCACCGACAACAAACAAGATCGGGTGGATTACATACTTTCCCACCATCATCTTGAAAGCCTTTTTGACACGGTCCTCATTTCAGCCGCTTTACAGTCCGGCAAAGATAAGGACTTGATATTTGATGAAGTCATAAAAAAAATACCGGTGCAGTTCGAGGAATGTGTCTTTATCGACAACAAGGATTCAAATCTCATTATCCCCGCTAAGAAGGGGATGAGCGCCATCTACTACGACGATCGCCTTCGTGATCTGAGCGGTCTGAAAAGCAAACTTTTGGCGCTTGAAGTCAAGCTATGA
- a CDS encoding sodium:proton antiporter, producing MISFLDLLYIASSMFLVLAFFSFFNEKVLKLPTEIGLMAIAFIVSLTIIITDGMGITNFNVIFNNMKNIDFNDIVMNGFLVFLLFSGSAKIRFHDLTHDKFLISTLSFFSTLVATFLYAGIFYVLSNLLQLNFTFLHACIVGSIIAPTDPISAMSILQKAGLPKRLALIMEGESLFNDGVSVALFVTFSSINASGQLNPYTTFAKTITQEIFGAVLVGLIVSFTLFQLFKHTHQKHTEVLVSLAAVTSAYAISELLHVSAPISAVVVGIYFATSMFRLHENNEDYYLKFYSFWEVIDKILNGALYILIGFAVLFLYDTESILLISLSAIPFALFARLVSILIPVYMFSRDRNVDPTTYKDKVRMMDKLTMTKLLTWGGLKGGICIALAMGTKNIFTIEQYHYVIAGTYAVVAFSILVQGLTIKRFYARIKKDMCQNESGTCDIL from the coding sequence ATGATATCATTTTTAGATTTACTTTACATTGCAAGCTCCATGTTTCTTGTTTTAGCATTTTTCAGTTTTTTTAATGAGAAGGTGTTGAAATTACCCACTGAGATAGGCCTGATGGCTATCGCATTTATTGTTTCGCTGACGATCATAATTACGGATGGGATGGGCATTACCAATTTCAATGTGATCTTTAACAATATGAAGAACATCGACTTTAACGATATCGTCATGAACGGATTTTTGGTGTTTTTACTTTTTAGTGGATCAGCCAAAATACGTTTTCATGATTTGACTCATGATAAATTTCTTATTTCGACTTTGTCCTTCTTTTCAACCCTGGTAGCGACTTTCTTGTATGCTGGAATCTTTTATGTGTTATCGAACCTCTTGCAGTTGAATTTCACTTTCCTGCATGCTTGTATCGTCGGATCGATCATCGCACCGACCGATCCGATTTCTGCGATGAGCATCCTCCAGAAGGCCGGTTTGCCAAAACGATTGGCTTTGATCATGGAAGGAGAGTCCCTCTTTAACGACGGTGTCTCTGTAGCCCTGTTCGTTACCTTTAGCTCGATCAATGCAAGCGGTCAGCTAAATCCTTACACCACCTTTGCAAAGACCATCACCCAGGAAATATTCGGTGCGGTTCTTGTAGGACTTATCGTTTCGTTTACGCTTTTCCAACTCTTCAAACACACGCATCAAAAACATACAGAAGTTCTTGTCAGCCTAGCTGCTGTGACCAGCGCTTATGCGATCAGTGAACTGCTACATGTATCCGCACCGATTTCTGCGGTCGTAGTAGGAATCTACTTTGCGACGAGCATGTTCAGACTTCACGAGAACAACGAGGATTACTACCTTAAGTTCTATAGTTTCTGGGAAGTCATCGATAAAATACTCAATGGAGCACTTTATATCCTTATCGGCTTTGCGGTGCTCTTCCTATACGATACGGAAAGCATACTACTAATCTCGCTTTCAGCAATACCGTTTGCCTTATTTGCAAGACTGGTCAGCATTCTCATCCCTGTATATATGTTCAGCAGGGATAGGAATGTGGACCCGACTACCTATAAGGACAAAGTCAGAATGATGGATAAGTTGACCATGACCAAACTGCTAACGTGGGGCGGCCTTAAGGGCGGCATCTGCATCGCGCTTGCGATGGGGACTAAAAACATCTTCACTATCGAACAGTACCACTATGTCATTGCGGGAACCTATGCGGTGGTCGCCTTTTCAATTCTGGTACAGGGTCTTACCATCAAACGGTTTTATGCCCGTATTAAAAAAGACATGTGTCAGAATGAATCAGGAACCTGCGATATACTTTAA
- a CDS encoding long-chain fatty acid--CoA ligase, translated as MLVHQLLQDHNDHAIALRYHGEAITYKTLRQKIGSTRSYLESIGVKRGDHVGLYCKNSPEFIYAYFAVVSMGAVIIPFNRTLTASEVDYIAKDAQIKLLITMESLGISDEFRQELIPEYSKLLSSDEFSLFDDAPQISEEDVAVIIYTSGTTGHPKGAMLTHRNLVSNTKGIVKALDVTSEDKFLCVLPMFHSFAWTTSVLAALYNGALIAIMENFHPKDALKMIRTEGLSVVCGVPTMYNYYLMLGTPETFVSMRVFVSGGASLPVEVMTNFSAKFGIPIVEGYGLSEASPVVSVNPMDKVKVGSIGKPIEEVFVKIVDAQHMEVARGTVGELAVKGPNVMKGYYNLKEVTDQTIEDDWLYTGDLAKIDDEGYIHIVDRLKDIVIVSGMNVYPREIEEVIYRYEGIIEATVIGISDKTRGEVPIAYIVTSDNSKFDEKAFKSFLKQNLASFKLPKKIRMMDALPKNATGKVMKKTLRDSLL; from the coding sequence ATGTTAGTTCATCAACTGCTACAAGATCACAATGATCATGCTATCGCACTCAGGTATCATGGAGAAGCTATCACTTACAAGACACTGAGACAAAAAATCGGTAGTACAAGATCCTACCTTGAAAGCATCGGTGTAAAAAGAGGCGACCATGTCGGCCTATATTGTAAGAACTCACCTGAATTTATCTACGCCTATTTCGCTGTAGTAAGCATGGGCGCTGTCATCATACCCTTCAATAGGACTCTAACTGCCAGCGAAGTGGATTACATTGCCAAAGACGCTCAGATCAAGCTCCTGATCACAATGGAATCCTTAGGGATCAGCGATGAGTTCAGACAGGAACTGATACCTGAGTATTCAAAGCTGCTTTCTTCAGATGAGTTCAGCCTTTTCGATGATGCTCCTCAGATCAGCGAGGAAGACGTCGCTGTCATCATTTACACGTCTGGAACCACAGGCCATCCTAAAGGGGCCATGCTGACACACCGTAACCTTGTGAGCAACACCAAGGGAATAGTCAAGGCGCTTGATGTCACAAGCGAAGATAAGTTCTTATGCGTGCTTCCGATGTTTCATAGTTTTGCCTGGACGACTTCTGTGTTAGCGGCGCTCTATAATGGGGCTTTGATCGCCATCATGGAGAATTTTCACCCCAAGGATGCCCTAAAAATGATCCGCACAGAAGGGCTAAGTGTCGTTTGCGGTGTACCTACGATGTACAACTATTACCTGATGCTTGGTACTCCAGAAACGTTTGTAAGCATGCGTGTTTTCGTATCCGGAGGAGCATCGCTGCCTGTAGAGGTGATGACCAATTTTTCTGCAAAATTCGGTATCCCTATCGTGGAAGGGTATGGTCTGTCCGAGGCGTCACCCGTTGTTTCAGTAAATCCCATGGACAAGGTGAAAGTCGGGTCCATCGGCAAGCCTATCGAAGAGGTCTTTGTGAAAATCGTCGACGCTCAGCATATGGAAGTTGCGCGGGGCACTGTCGGTGAGCTGGCGGTGAAAGGTCCTAACGTCATGAAGGGGTATTATAACCTCAAAGAGGTGACTGACCAGACGATTGAGGACGATTGGCTCTACACTGGCGATCTTGCAAAAATAGACGATGAGGGGTATATCCATATCGTCGACCGTCTAAAGGATATCGTCATCGTTAGTGGCATGAACGTCTATCCTAGAGAAATTGAAGAAGTGATCTACAGGTATGAAGGAATCATCGAAGCTACCGTCATCGGTATTTCGGACAAAACAAGAGGGGAAGTTCCGATCGCATATATTGTGACAAGCGACAACTCCAAGTTCGACGAGAAGGCATTTAAATCCTTCTTAAAGCAAAACCTTGCAAGCTTCAAGCTTCCAAAAAAGATTAGGATGATGGACGCCCTACCAAAGAATGCGACAGGTAAAGTCATGAAGAAGACCTTACGGGACAGTCTGCTATAA
- a CDS encoding ferritin family protein yields MNQYELDTIKQAILNEIEGYEFYRLAAGKAHDEETRQALLNLSDEEMKHVEWLQGLFNHMRNEDADKFNLALVSDPPSPHIYDWNQLNEKDIQSTMSVFGIGMQMEALAIEFYAKAKEESKSEVAKKLYSKLIAWEQVHHDQFAAEYAKLKVEWWDEQRFSPF; encoded by the coding sequence ATGAACCAATATGAATTAGACACCATTAAACAGGCCATACTAAATGAAATCGAGGGCTATGAATTTTATCGACTTGCAGCTGGCAAAGCGCACGACGAAGAAACCAGGCAGGCACTTCTCAACTTATCCGATGAGGAGATGAAGCATGTCGAGTGGCTTCAGGGACTCTTCAATCATATGAGAAACGAGGATGCCGACAAGTTCAACCTCGCACTTGTTTCCGACCCGCCGTCACCTCATATTTATGACTGGAATCAGTTGAATGAAAAGGATATTCAGTCGACAATGAGCGTGTTCGGTATCGGTATGCAGATGGAGGCGCTGGCGATCGAGTTTTATGCTAAAGCCAAAGAGGAGTCAAAAAGTGAGGTTGCTAAGAAACTTTACAGTAAGCTAATCGCTTGGGAGCAGGTGCACCATGACCAGTTCGCAGCGGAATATGCGAAGCTGAAGGTGGAATGGTGGGATGAGCAAAGATTCTCGCCTTTCTAA